Proteins from one Bacteroides zhangwenhongii genomic window:
- a CDS encoding glycoside hydrolase family 3 N-terminal domain-containing protein, whose translation MRRKALIFGLCLWGVACTLLAKDKKNLPLYKDAEAPIEKRVDDLLSRMTLEEKILQLNQYTMGRNNNVNNIGEEVKKVPAEIGSLIYYDTNPTLRNNVQKKAMEESRLGIPIIFGYDAIHGFRTVYPISLGQACSWNPELVEKACAVTAQEARMSGVDWTFSPMIDVARDPRWGRVAEGYGEDPYTNGVFAAASVRGYQGDDMSAEDRIAACLKHYIGYGASEAGRDYVYTEISRQTLWDTYLLPYEMGVKAGAATLMSSFNDISGVPGSANHYTMTEILKERWGHDGFIVSDWGAIEQLKNQGLAANKKEAAVYAFNAGLEMDMMSHAYDRHMKELVEEGKITMAQVDESVRRVLRVKFRLGLFERPYTPVTSEKERFFRPQSMDIAAQLAAESMVLLKNENQILPLTDKKRIAVVGPMAKNGWDLLGSWCGHGKDTDVAMLYKGVETEFAGRAELRYALGCSTQGDNREGFAEALEAARWSDVVVLCLGEMMTWSGENASRSSIALPQIQEELAKEVKKAGKPVVLVLVNGRPLELNRLEPISDAILEIWQPGVNGALPMAGILSGRINPSGKLAMTFPYSTGQIPIYYNRRKSGRGHQGFYKDITSDPLYPFGHGLSYTEFKYGVVTLSASKVKRGEKLSAEIAVTNTGKRDGLETVHWFISDPYCSITRPVKELKYFEKQSIKAGETKTFRFDIDLERDLGFVDGNGKRFLETGEYYIQVKDQKVKIELTD comes from the coding sequence ATGAGAAGAAAAGCATTAATTTTCGGTTTATGCCTGTGGGGAGTAGCATGTACTCTTTTGGCAAAAGATAAAAAGAATCTTCCTTTGTATAAGGATGCAGAAGCACCGATTGAAAAAAGAGTCGATGATTTGTTGTCACGTATGACTTTGGAAGAAAAAATTCTGCAACTGAATCAATATACCATGGGGCGGAATAACAATGTGAATAATATAGGAGAAGAGGTTAAAAAAGTTCCGGCGGAAATTGGTTCGTTGATTTATTACGATACCAATCCTACTTTGCGTAATAATGTGCAAAAGAAGGCTATGGAAGAATCCCGTTTGGGCATTCCTATTATTTTTGGTTACGATGCCATTCACGGATTTCGTACTGTGTATCCTATTTCTCTGGGACAGGCTTGCTCTTGGAATCCTGAACTGGTAGAAAAAGCGTGTGCAGTTACTGCGCAAGAAGCCCGAATGTCGGGGGTGGACTGGACATTCTCACCGATGATTGACGTAGCGCGCGATCCCCGTTGGGGACGTGTTGCCGAAGGATACGGTGAAGACCCGTATACGAATGGAGTATTTGCTGCTGCATCGGTGCGTGGTTATCAAGGAGATGATATGTCTGCCGAAGACCGCATAGCAGCTTGTTTGAAACATTATATCGGTTATGGCGCTTCCGAAGCTGGACGTGATTATGTTTATACCGAAATCTCTAGACAAACTCTTTGGGATACTTATCTGCTCCCTTATGAAATGGGCGTGAAAGCGGGTGCAGCGACTCTGATGAGTTCTTTTAATGATATCAGTGGTGTCCCTGGATCTGCCAACCACTATACGATGACGGAAATTCTGAAAGAACGTTGGGGACACGATGGTTTCATCGTTTCCGATTGGGGAGCAATCGAGCAACTGAAAAATCAGGGACTGGCAGCTAACAAAAAAGAGGCAGCAGTGTATGCCTTCAATGCAGGTCTTGAGATGGATATGATGTCTCATGCTTACGACCGCCATATGAAAGAGTTAGTTGAAGAAGGAAAAATAACGATGGCTCAAGTGGATGAATCAGTCCGTCGTGTTTTGCGTGTGAAATTCCGTTTAGGTTTGTTTGAACGTCCCTATACTCCGGTTACAAGTGAGAAAGAACGTTTTTTCCGTCCGCAAAGCATGGATATTGCCGCCCAGCTTGCGGCTGAATCCATGGTATTATTGAAAAATGAGAATCAGATATTACCACTGACAGATAAAAAAAGGATTGCCGTAGTAGGTCCAATGGCAAAGAATGGCTGGGATTTGTTAGGCTCCTGGTGTGGGCATGGAAAAGATACGGATGTAGCAATGCTTTATAAAGGGGTGGAAACTGAGTTCGCCGGAAGAGCCGAACTACGTTATGCGTTAGGTTGCAGTACTCAAGGAGATAACCGTGAAGGATTTGCAGAAGCACTGGAAGCTGCACGCTGGTCTGATGTAGTCGTTCTTTGTTTGGGTGAGATGATGACCTGGAGTGGTGAAAACGCTTCCCGTTCTTCCATTGCCCTGCCTCAGATTCAGGAAGAACTGGCAAAAGAAGTAAAAAAAGCCGGCAAGCCAGTTGTATTGGTACTCGTTAACGGCCGTCCGTTGGAACTGAATCGGTTGGAGCCAATTTCAGATGCGATACTGGAAATCTGGCAACCGGGTGTAAATGGTGCTCTCCCGATGGCGGGGATATTGTCAGGACGTATCAATCCTTCGGGTAAATTAGCTATGACTTTCCCTTATTCAACAGGTCAGATCCCTATCTATTATAATCGTCGTAAAAGTGGGCGTGGTCATCAGGGATTCTATAAAGATATAACAAGTGATCCTTTGTATCCTTTCGGGCACGGTCTGAGCTATACTGAGTTCAAGTATGGTGTTGTTACTCTTTCCGCTTCTAAAGTAAAACGCGGCGAGAAATTGTCGGCTGAGATAGCCGTTACTAATACAGGGAAACGTGATGGTTTGGAAACGGTACACTGGTTCATCTCCGATCCATATTGCTCGATTACACGTCCTGTAAAAGAGTTGAAGTACTTTGAAAAACAATCTATCAAAGCCGGAGAAACGAAAACCTTCCGTTTCGACATAGATTTGGAACGTGATTTGGGCTTTGTAGACGGAAATGGTAAACGTTTTCTGGAAACTGGAGAGTACTATATTCAGGTAAAAGACCAGAAAGTGAAGATAGAATTAACGGATTAA
- a CDS encoding alpha-galactosidase, translated as MSKKSIITIFLSAIWTLPLWGGQQYYAFLKGDTLRMGNDYMERTMLWNNGAPVTVSLTDKQHGKTIPTQGKQPDFSIVKGIPTNATLTVGEIPTNGIHASYLQATVACTIGSLNIERRYRIYADCPAIACDTYLKGQVELYQNKEDNRSNADRKNIEHTADMATGVKTPTLDRLQLKGNHWSARTVEFFDYTDWNDNLITERTWLPYRRNTYRGNLLFAHDVATRQGFFFLKEAPCSSTQLHYNGSDFVADFSDFMVVGLGIVSNDVKPDSWIRIYGCVIGIYTGDEQEALTALRLYQKQLRHHTAAQDEMIMLNTWGDRSQDAKIDEAFCLAELDRAARMGITLFQLDDGWQSGKSPNSKTAGGSFKDIWKNTDYWTPNPMKFPHGLKPIVEKGKKLGIRIGLWFNPSIQNDFADWQKDAQAIIGLYKKYGICCFKIDGLQIPTKTAEQNLRRLFDTVLEQTNHEVIFNLDATAGRRGGYHYMNEYGNIFLENRYTDWGNYYPYRTLRNLWMLSRYVPAEKMQIEFLNKWRNADKYDAADPFAPARYSFDYLFAITLAAQPLAWMEASNLPGEAYATASLLKAYQSLQLRFHKGVILPIGEEPSGRSWTGFQSIVSDTEGYLIVYREDNGQAEGTIDTWLPKGKKVTFTPVMGSGRKSTAKVGAQGKVSFELKDKNSFALYQYRIK; from the coding sequence ATGAGCAAAAAAAGTATTATCACGATATTTCTATCGGCAATATGGACATTGCCGCTTTGGGGAGGACAACAGTATTACGCTTTTTTAAAAGGTGACACGCTACGTATGGGCAATGACTATATGGAACGCACCATGCTGTGGAATAACGGTGCGCCTGTTACTGTCAGCCTTACAGACAAGCAACACGGAAAAACCATTCCGACACAGGGCAAACAACCCGATTTCTCGATAGTGAAAGGTATCCCTACGAATGCTACGCTCACCGTGGGCGAGATACCGACGAACGGCATTCACGCCAGTTATCTGCAGGCTACTGTGGCTTGTACTATCGGTTCGCTGAATATAGAACGTCGCTATCGCATTTATGCAGACTGTCCCGCCATTGCTTGTGATACCTATCTGAAAGGACAAGTGGAACTTTATCAGAATAAAGAGGATAATCGTTCTAATGCCGATCGCAAAAATATAGAGCACACGGCTGATATGGCTACGGGGGTGAAAACTCCTACGCTGGACAGGCTGCAACTCAAGGGCAATCATTGGAGTGCCCGTACGGTAGAGTTTTTCGACTATACTGATTGGAATGACAACCTGATAACCGAGCGTACCTGGCTTCCTTACCGTCGTAATACATATCGTGGTAATCTGCTTTTTGCTCACGATGTGGCTACCCGTCAAGGCTTCTTTTTTTTGAAAGAAGCTCCTTGCAGTAGTACCCAGTTACATTATAATGGTTCTGACTTCGTGGCGGACTTTAGCGATTTTATGGTAGTGGGGCTGGGCATTGTGTCTAATGATGTAAAGCCGGATAGCTGGATTCGTATCTATGGATGTGTTATCGGTATCTATACCGGCGATGAGCAAGAAGCGCTTACTGCCTTGCGTCTTTACCAGAAACAACTGCGCCACCATACCGCTGCACAGGATGAGATGATTATGCTCAATACTTGGGGTGACCGCAGCCAGGATGCCAAAATAGATGAGGCTTTCTGTCTCGCAGAATTGGATCGTGCCGCACGCATGGGCATCACCCTTTTTCAATTGGATGATGGCTGGCAGAGCGGAAAAAGCCCTAACTCGAAGACCGCCGGAGGTAGTTTTAAGGATATTTGGAAGAACACCGATTATTGGACGCCCAACCCCATGAAATTTCCTCACGGACTGAAACCTATTGTAGAGAAAGGAAAGAAATTAGGTATTCGCATCGGATTATGGTTCAATCCCAGCATACAGAATGATTTTGCCGATTGGCAAAAAGATGCGCAAGCCATTATCGGACTTTATAAGAAATATGGCATCTGTTGTTTCAAGATAGACGGCTTGCAAATACCTACCAAGACAGCCGAACAGAACTTGCGCCGACTGTTTGATACCGTGTTGGAACAAACCAACCATGAAGTGATTTTCAATCTCGATGCCACTGCCGGTCGTCGCGGCGGTTATCACTATATGAATGAATACGGCAACATCTTCCTGGAAAACCGCTATACTGATTGGGGCAATTACTATCCCTATCGCACCTTGCGTAATCTTTGGATGCTGTCTCGCTATGTACCGGCGGAAAAGATGCAGATAGAGTTCCTTAACAAATGGCGCAATGCTGACAAGTATGACGCTGCCGACCCTTTTGCCCCCGCTCGTTACAGTTTCGATTACCTCTTTGCCATTACCTTGGCGGCACAGCCGTTGGCGTGGATGGAGGCTTCAAACCTGCCCGGAGAGGCTTATGCTACGGCATCTCTGCTTAAAGCATACCAATCCCTTCAACTCAGGTTTCATAAGGGCGTCATTTTGCCCATTGGTGAAGAACCTTCGGGACGCTCGTGGACCGGATTCCAATCGATTGTCTCCGACACGGAAGGCTATCTTATCGTTTACCGCGAAGACAACGGACAGGCCGAAGGAACCATTGACACTTGGCTTCCGAAGGGTAAGAAAGTCACCTTTACCCCTGTGATGGGAAGTGGCAGGAAGTCTACCGCTAAAGTCGGCGCACAGGGCAAAGTAAGTTTCGAGCTGAAGGATAAGAACTCTTTCGCACTTTATCAATATCGGATAAAGTAG
- a CDS encoding DUF4832 domain-containing protein — protein sequence MKIEKMLSVVRLWSLACLLSCSGTLSACSGGDDGAVDEGDKGLPAGNVTVKVIGDKKTVLRNPLNGWVMYMGRGWDENFWTTMGYDNMKVPELATPVKVSDYASTCYIRTSWSSLNPSEGVYVWNDPNARLTKLFKSALDRNMRLSFRIVVDGRDQGLNTPQYVFDAGAASYPDPNGNNGESRKSPYPDDEIFQQKYAAFIEAFAKEFDDPDKVDFIDAYGLGKWGEAHTMVYKDYANKEKVFEWITSLYSHCFKKVPLVINYHRLVGANNTSGWGAVASDTEKLLNSAINKGYSLRHDAFGMTGYYQDWEKQFAERWNYKRPIIMEGGWITGGTHRYWIDPSGKYREGHPEDVRQGEFDASAEAHVNMMDFRVGDETNSWFTKCFSLVQRFVTEGGYRLYPDMISLPKDVTSGQKVSIVHRWNNMGWGYCPTNIPQWNQKYKVAFALLDNNDKAVKVFVDEQTDLSTWLKGKPTTYNFDLTMKGVSVGVYNWAVGLVDTTKDNEIGLQMAVTKNLTDSGWVRLLQVTVK from the coding sequence ATGAAAATAGAGAAAATGTTATCGGTTGTAAGACTATGGAGTTTGGCTTGTTTACTTTCTTGTTCGGGGACTTTATCTGCATGTTCAGGTGGCGATGACGGAGCGGTTGATGAGGGAGATAAAGGGCTTCCTGCCGGGAATGTAACAGTCAAGGTTATTGGAGATAAAAAGACAGTTCTTCGTAATCCGTTAAATGGATGGGTTATGTATATGGGACGTGGTTGGGATGAAAATTTCTGGACCACTATGGGATACGATAACATGAAAGTGCCGGAATTAGCAACACCGGTTAAGGTTTCCGATTATGCAAGTACTTGTTATATTCGTACTAGTTGGAGTTCTTTAAATCCGAGTGAAGGTGTGTATGTTTGGAATGATCCGAACGCTCGACTGACAAAATTGTTCAAAAGTGCGCTAGATAGAAATATGCGATTATCTTTTCGTATAGTTGTAGATGGGCGTGACCAAGGTCTGAATACCCCACAGTATGTATTCGATGCAGGTGCTGCCTCCTATCCGGATCCTAATGGAAATAATGGCGAAAGCCGTAAATCTCCTTATCCTGATGATGAAATATTTCAGCAAAAATATGCTGCTTTTATTGAAGCATTTGCCAAAGAGTTTGATGATCCGGATAAAGTCGATTTTATTGATGCCTATGGGCTAGGTAAATGGGGAGAGGCGCATACTATGGTTTATAAAGATTATGCAAATAAGGAAAAAGTTTTTGAATGGATTACAAGTTTGTATTCGCATTGTTTTAAGAAAGTTCCTTTGGTCATCAATTACCATAGATTGGTAGGTGCTAATAATACTTCCGGTTGGGGGGCAGTAGCCTCAGACACAGAAAAACTTTTGAATAGTGCGATAAATAAGGGTTATAGTCTACGCCATGATGCTTTTGGTATGACAGGTTATTATCAAGACTGGGAAAAACAGTTTGCTGAAAGATGGAATTATAAACGTCCTATAATAATGGAAGGTGGTTGGATTACTGGAGGAACACACCGTTATTGGATTGACCCGAGTGGAAAATATAGAGAAGGCCATCCGGAAGATGTTCGTCAAGGGGAATTTGACGCTTCTGCCGAAGCACATGTAAATATGATGGATTTTCGTGTGGGAGATGAAACAAATTCATGGTTTACCAAATGCTTTTCTTTGGTACAGCGTTTTGTTACTGAAGGTGGATATCGTTTATATCCCGATATGATTTCTTTGCCGAAAGATGTGACAAGTGGACAGAAAGTGTCAATTGTTCATCGTTGGAATAATATGGGATGGGGATATTGTCCTACGAATATACCACAGTGGAATCAAAAATACAAAGTTGCATTTGCATTGTTAGATAATAACGATAAAGCGGTAAAAGTATTTGTTGATGAGCAAACTGACTTATCTACCTGGTTAAAGGGCAAACCGACTACATATAACTTTGATTTAACAATGAAAGGAGTTTCTGTTGGAGTTTACAATTGGGCTGTAGGGCTTGTTGATACGACCAAGGATAATGAGATTGGTTTGCAAATGGCTGTAACAAAGAACCTGACAGATTCTGGTTGGGTGAGATTGCTGCAGGTTACTGTAAAGTGA
- a CDS encoding glycoside hydrolase family 88/105 protein → MKKILLPGVFLLCVTFIQATEVPFQKAEIKSIMRKVADWQIANPHPAPEHDDLNWPQGALYVGMVDWAGLAEKEDGDDTYYKWLTCIGHRNCWQPDKRFYHADDIAVSQSFLDLYRKYKDEAMIIPTLARTEWIINHPSKGNFRLVEGDLKTLERWTWCDALFMAPPVYAKLYMLTGDKKYIRFMNREYKATYDYLFDKEENLFYRDWRYFDKREANGKKVFWGRGNGWVLGGLVEILKELPKKDKNRKFYEELFVKLATRVAGLQHPDGFWHASLLDPSSYPSPETSCTTFIVYSIAYGINEGLLDKEVYLPVMIKGWNALVSAVEPDGKLGYVQQIGADPKKVTRDMTEVYGVGAFLMAGNEVYKMAR, encoded by the coding sequence ATGAAGAAAATACTTTTACCAGGAGTTTTTCTGTTATGTGTTACTTTTATACAAGCAACAGAAGTTCCTTTTCAAAAAGCAGAAATTAAGTCTATCATGCGAAAAGTTGCGGATTGGCAAATTGCCAATCCACATCCTGCTCCGGAACATGACGACCTGAACTGGCCGCAAGGTGCTCTCTATGTCGGTATGGTCGATTGGGCTGGACTGGCAGAGAAAGAAGACGGTGATGATACCTACTATAAATGGTTGACCTGTATAGGTCACCGGAATTGCTGGCAGCCGGACAAGCGATTTTATCATGCTGATGACATTGCCGTGTCCCAATCCTTCTTGGATTTATATCGCAAATATAAAGATGAAGCGATGATTATCCCCACACTGGCTCGCACGGAATGGATTATTAATCACCCTTCTAAAGGTAATTTCAGATTGGTGGAGGGAGATTTGAAAACTTTGGAACGCTGGACTTGGTGTGACGCTCTATTCATGGCTCCCCCTGTATATGCTAAACTGTATATGTTGACAGGAGACAAGAAATACATCAGATTCATGAATCGTGAGTATAAAGCGACTTATGATTACTTGTTCGATAAAGAAGAAAATCTATTCTACCGTGACTGGCGCTATTTTGATAAGCGTGAAGCTAATGGAAAGAAAGTCTTTTGGGGACGTGGTAATGGTTGGGTACTCGGTGGCTTGGTTGAAATATTGAAGGAGTTACCCAAGAAAGATAAGAACCGCAAATTCTATGAAGAGCTGTTTGTAAAACTGGCTACACGGGTTGCCGGATTGCAGCATCCTGATGGCTTTTGGCACGCTAGTCTGTTAGACCCTTCTTCTTATCCGTCGCCGGAAACCAGTTGTACTACTTTTATAGTGTATTCCATAGCTTATGGTATCAATGAAGGTTTATTGGATAAGGAGGTTTATCTTCCTGTAATGATAAAAGGGTGGAATGCGTTGGTTTCAGCAGTCGAACCGGATGGCAAACTAGGTTATGTGCAACAAATCGGTGCTGATCCGAAGAAAGTGACTCGTGATATGACAGAAGTTTATGGGGTTGGCGCTTTTTTGATGGCGGGTAATGAAGTCTATAAAATGGCAAGATAA
- a CDS encoding DUF4886 domain-containing protein, whose product MRNLFWKSKSLWGGLLLLYIFLSFGNVFTSCSDDEKPYPYLSNKWMIVASEQVTVMTGEETNVNITFSSDEERELEYVCTSSNPDVATAIMNYDKSITIAGVSSGKASIKIECPGETKRLSAFISVTVNQSPTRILAIGNSFSQDAVEQYLYELAQAAGIEVVIGNMYIGGCDLDKHLNNMRGDNAAYEYRKVKDGKKVNKSGYRLSDALIDEKWDYISLQQASGKSGKYETYAALADLIAEVQTFRPKAKLMWHQTWAYASTSTHESFPEYNKDQMTMYNAIVSAANQAMEDNTELNILIPSGTAIQNGRTSFLGDAFNRDGYHLEVTYGRYTAACTWFEAIFRQTVVGNSYAPQTIDPQIVKIAQNAAHLAVMKPDEVTDMIDFKKPDIISGGLKTPIYVDFGSNSLSSLPWNNVISYVASSTPVWLKNADGDYTNIVLKVLGGFTGNYAGVGGEDSQKAITVDGMDFPISAWKDGLMLIGTKGEGDTGAGQIEISELDPAKKYNFTILAVRYAGSKDARVSAYKLKGKIESETKVIKTGLKIATSGDGVYPSFDAVPFAEYVTNFENIEPDSNGKIIIEVVGKDTGLAADGHINAMRISQVE is encoded by the coding sequence ATGAGAAATTTGTTTTGGAAAAGCAAATCACTTTGGGGTGGTTTACTTCTATTATATATATTTCTGTCGTTTGGAAATGTTTTTACTTCATGCTCAGATGATGAAAAGCCTTATCCTTATTTGAGCAATAAATGGATGATAGTAGCCTCTGAGCAGGTGACTGTGATGACAGGTGAGGAAACTAATGTAAATATTACATTTAGCTCAGATGAAGAACGTGAATTGGAGTATGTTTGTACTTCTTCTAATCCAGATGTGGCTACTGCTATTATGAACTATGATAAAAGTATTACCATAGCGGGTGTTTCGTCTGGAAAGGCTTCTATAAAGATAGAATGCCCGGGGGAAACAAAACGTCTTTCAGCTTTTATTTCTGTGACGGTTAATCAAAGCCCGACAAGAATATTGGCAATAGGTAATAGCTTTTCTCAGGATGCGGTAGAACAATATTTGTACGAACTGGCTCAGGCGGCTGGTATTGAGGTTGTCATTGGTAATATGTACATAGGCGGATGTGACTTGGATAAACATCTGAATAATATGAGAGGTGATAATGCTGCTTATGAATATAGAAAGGTGAAAGATGGTAAGAAGGTTAATAAAAGTGGTTACCGCTTGTCTGATGCCTTAATTGATGAGAAATGGGATTACATTAGTTTGCAGCAGGCAAGTGGAAAATCAGGTAAGTATGAAACTTATGCCGCATTAGCGGACTTGATAGCCGAAGTGCAGACATTTCGTCCTAAAGCAAAGCTGATGTGGCATCAGACATGGGCTTATGCTTCTACGTCAACACATGAAAGTTTTCCGGAGTATAATAAGGATCAGATGACTATGTACAATGCGATTGTGTCGGCAGCCAACCAGGCAATGGAGGATAATACGGAACTCAACATATTGATTCCTTCAGGAACAGCTATTCAGAATGGACGCACTTCTTTCTTGGGAGATGCTTTCAACCGGGATGGTTATCATTTGGAAGTAACTTATGGGCGTTATACGGCAGCATGTACTTGGTTTGAGGCTATATTTAGACAAACAGTAGTTGGAAATTCATATGCGCCTCAAACTATTGATCCGCAAATAGTCAAGATTGCTCAGAATGCCGCACATTTGGCAGTAATGAAACCGGATGAAGTTACTGATATGATTGATTTTAAAAAACCGGATATTATATCGGGAGGATTGAAAACACCTATTTATGTAGATTTCGGTTCGAACTCTTTATCGTCTCTTCCATGGAATAATGTAATATCATACGTTGCATCTTCCACTCCTGTATGGTTGAAAAATGCCGATGGAGATTATACGAATATAGTTTTGAAAGTTCTTGGAGGATTTACTGGAAATTATGCGGGAGTTGGTGGTGAAGATAGTCAAAAAGCTATAACTGTAGATGGAATGGATTTTCCTATCTCAGCATGGAAAGATGGATTGATGCTAATTGGAACCAAAGGCGAAGGTGATACAGGAGCTGGGCAGATTGAAATTTCAGAATTAGATCCCGCTAAAAAATATAATTTTACGATTTTGGCTGTGCGCTATGCGGGTAGTAAGGATGCACGAGTTTCTGCTTATAAATTGAAAGGTAAGATTGAGAGTGAGACGAAAGTAATTAAAACAGGTTTGAAGATTGCAACCTCTGGTGATGGAGTTTATCCTTCTTTTGATGCTGTTCCATTTGCCGAGTATGTTACTAATTTTGAGAATATTGAACCTGATAGTAACGGAAAGATTATAATAGAAGTTGTTGGCAAAGATACAGGGCTTGCTGCAGATGGGCATATTAATGCTATGCGTATCAGTCAGGTAGAATGA
- a CDS encoding FAD-dependent oxidoreductase: MKKILLICIAVACSLMAVAEELLIEAESFSRRGGWVLDQQFMDQMGSPYLMAHGMGIPVADATAEINISQAGTYYVYARTYNWTSPWTGAAGPGRFRLALGDKLLKTTLGHTGNSWQWQFAGKVVLKAGITSLALKDLTGFDGRCDAIYLTTDANTQPATWSEAETAALRTRLRQQQTVPTHQYDFVVVGGGIAGMCAAASASRLGCKVALVNDRPVLGGNNSSEIRVHLGGIIEMAPNKGLGRMIREFGHERSGNAQPGDYYEDWKKEDFIADEKNITLYASQRAVAVKMEGDRIASVTIQHIETGERTELIAPLFSDCTGDATIGYLAGADWTMGREGRDEYGESLAPEQSDSLVMGASIQWYSKDMKKKTSFPHFEYGVRFDAENCEPVTMGEWKWETGMNRNQISEGERIRDYGLLVIYSNWSYLKNHYKDHKKYANRSLDWVAYISGKRESRRLLGDYVLAQDDIDKNVAHEDASFTTTWSIDLHFPDSVNSVRFPGDEFKSATVHRWIHPYAVPYRCLYSRNVDNLFMAGRNMSCTHVALGTVRVMRTTGMMGEVVGMAAGLCHKHGVEPRDIYHHYLPELKQLMKAGLGKHNVPDNQRFNEPNELLEVPGAYIKP; encoded by the coding sequence ATGAAAAAAATCTTATTGATATGCATAGCCGTAGCCTGTAGTCTTATGGCTGTAGCCGAGGAACTGCTTATCGAAGCAGAAAGCTTCAGCCGGAGAGGTGGCTGGGTGCTCGACCAGCAGTTCATGGATCAAATGGGGTCGCCTTATCTCATGGCACATGGCATGGGTATCCCTGTGGCGGACGCTACAGCAGAGATTAACATTTCTCAGGCAGGTACATATTACGTATATGCCCGTACCTATAACTGGACTTCACCGTGGACTGGAGCGGCAGGTCCTGGAAGATTCCGCCTGGCTTTAGGCGATAAATTGCTGAAAACGACGTTGGGCCATACAGGTAATTCCTGGCAATGGCAATTTGCCGGAAAGGTAGTATTGAAAGCAGGGATTACCAGCCTTGCATTGAAAGACCTCACCGGTTTCGACGGCCGTTGTGATGCCATTTACCTTACGACTGATGCCAATACGCAACCCGCTACTTGGAGTGAGGCAGAGACAGCCGCACTTCGTACTCGCTTGCGACAACAACAGACGGTGCCCACTCATCAATACGATTTTGTGGTAGTAGGAGGGGGAATAGCCGGTATGTGCGCCGCTGCATCTGCTTCCCGATTGGGCTGTAAGGTAGCGTTAGTGAACGACCGTCCTGTGCTGGGGGGCAATAACTCGTCGGAAATTCGTGTGCACCTTGGCGGTATCATCGAAATGGCCCCCAACAAAGGATTGGGTCGTATGATACGTGAGTTCGGTCATGAACGTTCCGGCAATGCCCAACCGGGTGACTACTATGAAGACTGGAAGAAAGAAGATTTTATAGCTGATGAAAAGAATATTACCCTTTATGCCTCTCAGCGTGCAGTAGCCGTGAAGATGGAAGGAGACCGCATTGCATCAGTCACTATCCAGCATATCGAGACGGGCGAACGAACCGAACTTATCGCTCCTCTTTTTAGTGATTGTACAGGCGATGCTACCATAGGCTATTTAGCCGGTGCTGATTGGACTATGGGGCGTGAAGGTCGCGATGAATATGGCGAAAGTCTTGCTCCCGAACAGTCCGACTCATTGGTGATGGGCGCCTCGATACAATGGTACAGCAAGGATATGAAGAAGAAAACATCTTTCCCTCACTTTGAATATGGTGTGCGCTTTGATGCTGAAAACTGTGAACCCGTAACCATGGGCGAATGGAAATGGGAAACAGGCATGAACCGCAATCAAATCAGTGAAGGTGAACGTATACGCGATTATGGGCTTTTGGTGATATATTCCAACTGGAGCTATCTGAAGAATCACTATAAAGACCATAAGAAGTACGCTAACCGTTCGCTCGATTGGGTGGCTTACATCTCAGGCAAGCGTGAATCACGCCGTCTCTTGGGTGACTATGTATTGGCACAGGATGACATAGACAAGAATGTGGCACATGAGGATGCTTCGTTTACTACTACCTGGAGTATAGACCTTCATTTCCCTGATAGTGTGAACAGTGTACGTTTTCCCGGTGATGAATTTAAGTCGGCTACGGTGCATCGTTGGATTCATCCTTATGCTGTACCTTATCGCTGCCTTTATTCGCGCAATGTGGATAACCTTTTTATGGCTGGTCGTAATATGAGTTGTACACACGTAGCCTTGGGGACGGTGCGTGTAATGCGTACTACCGGCATGATGGGCGAAGTAGTAGGCATGGCAGCTGGACTCTGCCATAAGCATGGCGTGGAGCCGCGTGACATCTATCATCATTATCTGCCCGAATTGAAGCAACTGATGAAAGCGGGCTTGGGTAAACACAATGTGCCTGATAACCAACGTTTCAACGAGCCCAACGAATTGTTGGAAGTTCCGGGAGCTTACATCAAACCGTAG